A single Pirellulales bacterium DNA region contains:
- a CDS encoding HDOD domain-containing protein, protein MSQTAVAAELDLTKLLAGAQLPALPQSAIQLLELSNDERNGPTQFAVPIEADPGLAGQVLKFVNSAYFGFAREISSVKLAITLVGMRTIKNFTLWSAVFSLMPNPKCGMFDLRSLWQDSLRRALFARSFARMLGMREAEEPFAAALLQDMAVPLLARELSAEYAELLADRQQGKLRLSQLERERFGWTHAHAAAQMARQWNLPEEFATLIERHTELDTLLSGENVPPGDLAVALSSLLPAASDDTWCEVGQFDVCYQRFCPVGGPRAVEFLRTIDAEFVAFAPVLKITAPAQSLEMRYADTVTS, encoded by the coding sequence ATGTCCCAGACCGCCGTCGCCGCCGAGCTTGACCTGACGAAGTTGCTTGCCGGAGCGCAGCTTCCCGCCCTGCCCCAAAGCGCCATCCAACTGCTGGAGCTGTCGAACGACGAGCGTAACGGCCCGACGCAGTTCGCGGTGCCCATCGAGGCCGATCCAGGGCTGGCCGGTCAGGTGTTGAAATTCGTCAACTCGGCCTATTTCGGCTTCGCTCGCGAGATTTCGAGCGTCAAGCTGGCGATCACGCTGGTGGGCATGCGCACGATCAAGAACTTTACGCTGTGGAGCGCGGTCTTCAGCCTGATGCCGAACCCCAAGTGCGGCATGTTCGACCTGCGCAGCTTGTGGCAAGACTCGCTGCGCCGGGCGTTGTTCGCTCGAAGCTTCGCCCGGATGCTCGGCATGCGTGAGGCGGAAGAGCCGTTCGCGGCGGCCTTGCTGCAAGACATGGCGGTGCCGCTCTTGGCCAGGGAGCTTTCCGCGGAATATGCCGAGCTGTTGGCCGACCGGCAGCAAGGCAAGCTGCGATTGTCGCAACTCGAACGCGAACGGTTCGGCTGGACCCACGCCCATGCCGCCGCTCAAATGGCCCGGCAGTGGAACCTGCCCGAAGAGTTTGCCACGCTCATCGAGCGTCATACCGAGTTGGACACGCTGTTGTCGGGCGAAAATGTGCCGCCGGGCGACCTGGCCGTGGCGCTCTCGTCGTTGCTGCCGGCGGCGAGCGACGACACTTGGTGCGAAGTGGGGCAATTCGACGTTTGTTACCAACGGTTCTGCCCCGTCGGCGGGCCACGGGCGGTCGAATTTTTGCGGACGATCGACGCGGAGTTCGTGGCCTTCGCCCCGGTGCTCAAAATCACGGCTCCCGCCCAATCGCTCGAAATGCGGTACGCCGACACGGTCACGTCGTAA
- a CDS encoding tetratricopeptide repeat protein gives MSGSNRTRVQRVLREVEGYLELGMPQTALDLLSRLDDPGTFRGQKLYLTGEALRALQRHAEAIAALEQAADLLPSKLDIWLALGWCRKRTGRLDLAIGALERAEEVSPEEAVVHYNLACYWSLAGKKQRALAYLSRAIALDSNYRDMIVDERDFDPIRSDPEFRALTQIIV, from the coding sequence GTGTCGGGAAGCAACCGCACCCGCGTGCAGCGGGTTCTACGAGAGGTCGAAGGGTATTTGGAGCTTGGCATGCCCCAGACCGCCCTCGATCTGCTCTCGCGGCTGGACGACCCCGGCACGTTCCGCGGCCAGAAGCTCTACCTGACCGGCGAGGCCTTGCGGGCCTTGCAGCGGCACGCCGAAGCGATCGCCGCGCTCGAACAGGCCGCCGACCTGCTGCCGAGCAAGCTCGACATCTGGCTGGCGCTGGGCTGGTGCCGCAAACGCACCGGGCGGCTCGATCTGGCCATCGGCGCGTTGGAGCGGGCGGAGGAAGTCAGCCCGGAAGAAGCCGTCGTGCATTACAACCTGGCCTGCTATTGGAGCCTGGCCGGCAAAAAGCAGCGGGCATTGGCCTACCTTTCACGGGCCATCGCGCTCGATTCGAACTACCGAGACATGATCGTCGATGAGCGCGATTTCGACCCCATCCGCTCCGATCCCGAGTTTCGGGCGTTGACGCAGATCATCGTCTAG
- a CDS encoding sugar phosphate isomerase/epimerase, which yields MPHEDIRIGTLVKADRNPIGYIRQILPHGFESFQLTFPSVLEGPDLGQLAEQVRRLLDEQGTAVVSSLGIYGNPLVDGRVAEGFAALIDAAGSFGCRLVCGFTGRIVGRPVPESLPKFREVFTPLAKRAEDRGVRIAFENCDMHGTWETGDWNIAHAPSAWEMMFHEVPSDAIGLEWEPCHQMVSLIDPLPQLRNWVHKVFHLHGKDANVLWDVVRTDGIRGGKPYVYHRTPGFGDTNWSDVITILRQAGFRGSIDIEGWHDPVYRDELEMTGQVRALRYLKECRGGQFVPNPS from the coding sequence ATGCCTCATGAAGACATCCGCATCGGCACGCTGGTCAAGGCCGACCGCAATCCGATCGGTTACATCCGCCAAATCCTGCCCCACGGCTTCGAGAGCTTTCAACTTACCTTCCCCAGCGTGCTGGAAGGGCCCGATCTCGGGCAACTTGCCGAACAAGTGCGCCGCCTGCTCGACGAACAAGGCACGGCCGTCGTCAGCTCGCTGGGCATCTACGGAAACCCGTTGGTCGACGGGCGCGTGGCCGAGGGGTTCGCCGCCTTGATCGACGCCGCCGGGTCGTTTGGCTGCCGGTTGGTGTGCGGCTTTACCGGGCGAATCGTCGGTCGGCCGGTGCCCGAATCGCTGCCGAAATTCCGCGAAGTCTTCACGCCCTTGGCCAAGCGGGCTGAAGATCGCGGCGTGCGGATCGCCTTCGAGAACTGCGACATGCACGGCACCTGGGAAACGGGCGACTGGAACATCGCCCACGCCCCCAGCGCCTGGGAGATGATGTTTCACGAGGTGCCCAGCGACGCGATTGGACTCGAATGGGAACCGTGCCACCAGATGGTGAGCCTCATCGACCCGCTGCCGCAACTCCGCAATTGGGTGCATAAAGTGTTTCACCTGCATGGAAAAGATGCCAACGTACTCTGGGACGTGGTCCGCACCGACGGGATTCGCGGCGGCAAGCCGTATGTCTATCATCGCACGCCGGGCTTCGGCGACACCAACTGGTCCGACGTGATCACCATCTTGCGGCAAGCGGGCTTTCGCGGTTCGATCGATATCGAAGGCTGGCACGATCCGGTCTATCGGGACGAGTTGGAAATGACCGGGCAGGTCCGTGCCTTGCGGTATCTGAAAGAATGTCGCGGCGGCCAGTTCGTGCCGAATCCCTCGTAG
- a CDS encoding glycerol-3-phosphate dehydrogenase/oxidase, with the protein MPDHDTSLDPPHDSLVLILGAGINGAALAREFALSGTSTIVVDTGDLACGATAYSSRLIHGGLRYLEYGEFDLVRESLAERARLLRLAPQFVKPLRLFIPVSNRFGGVIESALRFLKLRRAAATSAPRRGLWLVRAGLRLYDWYARDSTLPRHEVVSPQAPDAPPVDRRKYPWLCSYYDAQIRYPERFVVALFDDARRIAAERGVSFQLLTYHQAGLNGTTASIRPQGAEAAVISVEPAAIVNATGAWVDRTLRQLHVPSKTLMGGTKGSHFVTANTALREALGDVGIYAEAADGRPVFILPFGRSVLVGTTDVPFSADPAEATASEDELAYLLAAANEVLPSAGLTRSDIDMYYSGVRPLPRVDETTTAVITRRHWLEEHTGGAVPVFSVIGGKLTTCRSLAESSVVAVRDRLGLGPPPQTSRERPLPGAEGYSADRTLRERRWRRVAEETGFTVEQVRTVWELCGAEAATILAECAANGRDCVSGTDLPRRFVRWVIDHEWVRRLDDLVERRLMLLYDPRLSRATLRELAAVLVEAERLTESEVEAEVRRAIDRLRFHFGKRVE; encoded by the coding sequence ATGCCAGACCATGACACGTCGCTCGATCCGCCGCACGATTCGCTCGTGCTCATCCTGGGAGCCGGCATCAACGGCGCGGCGCTGGCCCGCGAGTTCGCACTGTCGGGCACGTCGACCATCGTGGTCGATACCGGCGACCTGGCGTGCGGCGCCACGGCTTACTCCTCACGGCTGATCCACGGCGGACTCCGCTATCTGGAATACGGCGAATTCGACCTGGTGCGCGAGTCGCTGGCCGAACGTGCCCGACTGTTGCGGCTGGCCCCGCAGTTCGTCAAGCCGTTGCGGCTGTTCATTCCCGTCAGCAATCGTTTCGGCGGCGTGATCGAGTCGGCGCTAAGGTTTCTCAAGCTGCGGCGAGCGGCAGCAACGTCGGCGCCGCGCCGCGGACTGTGGCTCGTGCGGGCCGGACTGCGGCTCTACGATTGGTACGCCCGCGATTCCACGCTTCCCCGGCATGAAGTGGTCTCGCCGCAGGCTCCCGACGCTCCGCCGGTCGATCGGCGGAAGTATCCCTGGCTGTGCAGCTATTACGACGCGCAGATTCGGTATCCGGAGAGGTTCGTCGTGGCGCTCTTCGACGACGCTCGGCGCATCGCCGCCGAGCGGGGCGTTTCGTTTCAATTGCTGACCTATCACCAGGCGGGCCTGAACGGCACGACGGCGAGCATTCGTCCGCAGGGAGCCGAGGCGGCCGTCATTTCGGTCGAGCCGGCGGCCATCGTCAATGCCACCGGCGCCTGGGTCGATCGCACGCTGCGGCAACTTCACGTGCCTTCCAAGACCCTGATGGGCGGAACGAAGGGGAGCCACTTTGTCACTGCGAATACCGCGCTGCGCGAGGCGCTCGGCGACGTCGGCATCTATGCCGAAGCCGCCGATGGCCGGCCGGTGTTCATCCTGCCGTTCGGCCGCTCGGTGCTGGTTGGCACGACGGATGTGCCGTTCTCCGCAGACCCGGCCGAGGCCACAGCGAGCGAAGACGAATTGGCGTATCTGCTCGCCGCCGCGAATGAGGTGCTGCCCTCGGCCGGCCTGACACGATCGGACATCGACATGTACTATAGCGGCGTCCGCCCACTGCCGCGGGTCGACGAGACGACCACGGCGGTCATCACGCGCCGGCATTGGCTGGAAGAACACACCGGCGGGGCCGTGCCCGTCTTTTCGGTGATCGGCGGCAAGCTGACCACCTGTCGCTCGCTGGCTGAATCGTCGGTGGTGGCGGTCCGGGACCGGCTTGGTCTTGGGCCGCCGCCGCAAACCAGCCGCGAAAGGCCCTTGCCCGGCGCGGAAGGTTATTCGGCAGATCGCACACTGAGGGAACGTCGATGGCGCCGCGTGGCGGAGGAGACGGGCTTCACCGTCGAGCAGGTCCGCACGGTCTGGGAGCTTTGCGGCGCCGAGGCCGCCACGATTCTGGCCGAGTGCGCCGCAAACGGCCGGGATTGCGTTTCGGGCACCGATTTGCCGCGGCGATTTGTCCGCTGGGTGATCGATCACGAATGGGTGCGTCGGCTCGACGACCTGGTCGAACGTCGGCTGATGCTGCTCTACGACCCGCGATTGAGCCGCGCCACGTTGCGCGAACTGGCCGCGGTTCTGGTCGAAGCGGAGAGGTTGACCGAGAGCGAAGTCGAGGCTGAGGTGCGGCGGGCGATCGACCGCCTGCGCTTTCATTTCGGCAAGCGCGTTGAGTGA